One region of Yersinia bercovieri ATCC 43970 genomic DNA includes:
- the ftsX gene encoding permease-like cell division protein FtsX has protein sequence MANSAQKAKTRALKGGWREQWRYSWVNAIADMMRQPLATLLTVMVIAISLTLPSVCYIVWKNVSQAADQWYPTPQLTVYLDKALDDNAAENVVTTLKAEAGVEKVNYLSREEAMGEFRNWSGFGGALDMLEENPLPAVAIITPKLDFQSSGTLDTLRDRVSKVEGVAEVRMDDSWFARLAALTGLVGQVAAIIGVLMVVAVFLVIGNSVRLSIFSRRDTINVMKLIGATDGFILRPFLNGGAMLGFGGAVLSLLLSEALVWKLGSVVTQVATVFGTSFTLHGLSWDECLLLVLISAMIGWIAAWLATVQHLRRFTPQ, from the coding sequence ATGGCGAATAGTGCACAGAAAGCTAAAACCAGAGCGCTGAAAGGCGGTTGGCGTGAACAGTGGCGCTATTCGTGGGTCAATGCGATCGCCGATATGATGCGCCAACCACTGGCAACTCTCTTAACGGTGATGGTGATTGCTATCTCACTGACACTGCCAAGTGTCTGCTATATCGTGTGGAAGAACGTCAGTCAGGCGGCAGACCAGTGGTATCCAACCCCGCAACTGACAGTTTATCTGGATAAAGCTCTGGATGATAACGCGGCGGAAAATGTGGTCACCACACTGAAAGCAGAAGCCGGCGTCGAGAAGGTCAATTATCTATCGCGGGAAGAAGCGATGGGTGAGTTTCGCAACTGGTCCGGTTTTGGTGGTGCGCTGGATATGCTGGAAGAGAACCCGCTGCCCGCTGTTGCTATCATCACACCCAAGTTGGATTTCCAAAGCTCTGGAACACTGGATACCTTGCGAGACCGCGTCAGTAAAGTGGAGGGGGTCGCTGAAGTCCGCATGGACGACAGCTGGTTTGCCCGTCTGGCCGCTCTCACGGGCTTGGTTGGGCAGGTGGCGGCCATAATTGGCGTGTTGATGGTGGTTGCCGTGTTCTTGGTGATTGGTAACAGTGTGCGTTTGAGCATTTTCAGCCGTCGCGATACTATCAATGTCATGAAGCTGATTGGTGCTACTGATGGATTCATCCTACGGCCGTTCCTGAATGGTGGTGCGATGCTGGGCTTCGGTGGTGCGGTTCTGTCGCTGCTGCTCTCTGAAGCGCTGGTTTGGAAGCTCGGATCAGTGGTTACACAGGTAGCGACGGTGTTCGGCACCAGCTTTACACTGCATGGCCTAAGCTGGGATGAGTGCCTGCTATTGGTCTTGATCTCCGCCATGATTGGCTGGATCGCCGCCTGGCTGGCGACGGTGCAACATTTACGCCGATTTACACCGCAGTAA
- the rpoH gene encoding RNA polymerase sigma factor RpoH translates to MTKEMQTLALVPQGSLEAYIRAANAYPMLTAEEERELAERLHYQGDLGAAKQLILSHLRFVAHVARNYSGYGLPQADLIQEGNIGLMKAVRRFNPEVGVRLVSFAVHWIKAEIHEYVLRNWRIVKVATTKAQRKLFFNLRKTKQRLGWFNQDEVELVAKELGVTSKDVREMESRMSAQDMTFDPSPDDEARDGQSMAPVLYLQDKTSDFADGIEEDNWDNHAADKLAYALEGLDERSQHIIRARWLDDDNKSTLQELADQYGVSAERVRQLEKNAMKKLRMAIEA, encoded by the coding sequence ATGACCAAAGAAATGCAAACTTTAGCCTTAGTACCCCAAGGTAGTCTGGAAGCCTATATTCGGGCTGCCAACGCCTATCCAATGCTGACAGCAGAGGAAGAGCGGGAGCTGGCTGAACGGCTGCATTACCAGGGCGATCTGGGAGCGGCTAAACAGCTTATCCTGTCTCACCTGCGCTTTGTCGCTCATGTTGCCCGTAATTATTCTGGGTATGGTTTGCCACAGGCTGACCTTATCCAAGAAGGTAATATTGGCTTGATGAAAGCAGTTCGTCGCTTCAACCCTGAAGTTGGGGTGCGTCTGGTCTCCTTCGCGGTACACTGGATCAAAGCAGAAATTCACGAATATGTTCTGCGTAACTGGCGGATTGTTAAAGTCGCGACCACTAAAGCTCAGCGTAAGCTGTTCTTTAATCTGCGTAAAACTAAGCAGCGTCTGGGCTGGTTTAACCAGGATGAAGTCGAGTTGGTTGCCAAAGAGCTGGGTGTGACCAGTAAAGACGTTCGCGAGATGGAATCACGTATGTCCGCACAGGATATGACTTTCGATCCATCTCCAGATGACGAAGCACGTGATGGTCAATCTATGGCCCCAGTCCTGTATTTGCAGGATAAAACTTCTGATTTTGCCGATGGCATTGAAGAGGATAACTGGGATAACCACGCAGCAGACAAACTGGCTTATGCATTGGAAGGTTTGGACGAGCGGAGCCAGCATATTATCCGTGCCCGTTGGCTGGATGATGACAACAAGTCTACGTTGCAGGAGTTGGCCGATCAGTACGGTGTATCCGCTGAGCGTGTTCGGCAGCTTGAAAAAAATGCGATGAAAAAATTACGTATGGCAATTGAAGCCTGA
- the panM gene encoding aspartate 1-decarboxylase autocleavage activator PanM has translation MKLTIERLTALTHQDFIDLAKIWPEQQQTSWQQWIIDGNPLFAARFNERLLGAVKIVVNGQNARLQDLCVREVTRRRGVGLYLIEETLRQLPAVQHWALGDEQVTAENRAAIAGFMHACGFSRSTQGWQR, from the coding sequence ATGAAACTGACTATTGAACGATTAACAGCTCTGACTCATCAAGATTTTATCGATTTAGCGAAGATTTGGCCTGAGCAGCAGCAAACCAGCTGGCAACAATGGATTATCGACGGTAATCCGCTCTTTGCTGCGCGCTTTAATGAGCGCCTGTTAGGTGCGGTGAAAATTGTTGTGAATGGTCAAAATGCCAGGCTTCAGGATTTGTGTGTCAGAGAAGTGACGCGTCGGCGTGGCGTGGGGTTATATCTGATTGAAGAAACATTGCGTCAGCTGCCAGCCGTTCAGCACTGGGCGCTGGGTGATGAGCAGGTCACGGCCGAGAATCGCGCGGCCATAGCGGGTTTTATGCACGCCTGTGGTTTTAGTCGTAGCACGCAGGGCTGGCAGCGATAA
- a CDS encoding branched-chain amino acid ABC transporter substrate-binding protein, protein MKLTKGKVLLAGCIAMAMSHSVLAKDIKVAIVGAMSGPVAQYGDMEFTGARQAIADINAKGGIKGDKLVGVEYDDACDPKQAVAVANKVINDGIRYVIGHLCSSSTQPASDIYEDEGVIMITPAATNADLTTRGYKMIMRTTGLDSDQGPTAAKYILETIKPKRIAVVHDKQQYGEGLARSVRDSLKKQGTEPVLFEGVTAGDKDFSTLVARLKKENVDFVYFGGYYPEMGQILRQAKQAGLTARFMGPEGVGNSSLSNIAGDASEGMLVTLPKRYDQVPTNQPIVDALKAKKLDPTGPFVWTTYAALQSLTTAMERTGSQEPADLVKDLKTGKPVETVMGPLSWDDKGDLKGFEFGIFEWHADGSSTAVK, encoded by the coding sequence ATGAAATTAACAAAAGGTAAAGTGTTGCTGGCTGGGTGTATCGCGATGGCGATGAGCCACTCTGTACTGGCGAAAGACATTAAAGTTGCCATTGTTGGCGCGATGTCCGGCCCGGTAGCCCAATATGGTGACATGGAATTTACCGGTGCACGTCAGGCTATTGCTGATATCAATGCCAAAGGTGGAATTAAAGGCGATAAACTGGTCGGTGTGGAATACGATGATGCCTGCGACCCGAAACAAGCCGTTGCTGTTGCCAACAAAGTCATTAATGACGGTATCCGCTACGTTATTGGTCATCTTTGCTCTTCTTCGACTCAGCCTGCATCAGACATTTATGAAGATGAAGGCGTGATTATGATCACCCCTGCCGCGACAAATGCTGATCTAACCACCCGTGGTTATAAAATGATTATGCGCACCACGGGTCTGGATTCTGATCAAGGCCCAACCGCCGCTAAATATATTCTTGAGACCATCAAACCTAAACGTATCGCAGTTGTGCACGATAAGCAGCAATACGGTGAAGGTCTGGCGCGTTCCGTGCGTGATAGCCTGAAAAAACAGGGTACAGAACCTGTGCTGTTTGAAGGGGTGACCGCCGGTGATAAAGATTTCTCAACTCTGGTTGCTCGTCTGAAGAAAGAGAATGTCGATTTCGTCTACTTCGGTGGTTACTACCCGGAGATGGGGCAAATTCTGCGTCAGGCTAAGCAAGCCGGTCTGACCGCCCGCTTCATGGGGCCAGAGGGCGTGGGTAACTCCTCACTGTCCAACATCGCCGGTGATGCGTCCGAAGGTATGCTGGTGACATTACCGAAACGTTATGATCAAGTGCCGACAAACCAACCTATCGTTGATGCACTGAAAGCGAAGAAGCTGGACCCAACTGGCCCATTCGTCTGGACCACCTATGCCGCATTGCAATCGCTGACTACGGCGATGGAGCGCACTGGTAGCCAGGAACCCGCTGATTTGGTCAAAGATCTGAAAACCGGCAAGCCGGTCGAAACAGTGATGGGGCCATTGAGCTGGGATGATAAAGGTGATTTGAAAGGGTTTGAGTTCGGTATTTTTGAATGGCACGCGGATGGCTCATCTACCGCAGTCAAATAA